From one Streptococcus pneumoniae genomic stretch:
- a CDS encoding cystathionine beta-lyase — protein sequence MTDYLKLALTYGGFTSLDKVYLTNRLEKLDESEKLSFVTPPPSVINAYFAEIYQKKTPLEATDYFLEVTEAFYLWNKEPSFNEEKPFIRLNLSGKSYGFCYETADLARVFPERYSEITPDLCFEIAQIFPDFLVYEEEDKIYLVLANPEEEIVETKALTALTDVYFLADGSKKLVGYNQEELLALAADDAGKVYYRSQNRSAMLYIK from the coding sequence ATGACTGATTATTTAAAGCTAGCCTTGACCTACGGCGGTTTTACCAGTTTAGATAAGGTTTATTTGACCAATCGCCTAGAAAAACTAGATGAATCAGAAAAACTAAGCTTTGTCACACCGCCTCCATCGGTCATCAATGCTTATTTTGCAGAAATCTACCAAAAAAAGACGCCGCTTGAAGCGACTGACTATTTTTTAGAGGTAACAGAGGCTTTTTACCTGTGGAATAAAGAGCCGAGCTTTAACGAAGAAAAGCCTTTTATTCGCTTAAATTTATCAGGAAAATCCTATGGTTTCTGTTATGAAACGGCAGATTTGGCGCGTGTTTTTCCGGAAAGATACTCAGAAATCACGCCTGATTTGTGTTTTGAGATTGCACAGATTTTTCCAGATTTTCTGGTCTATGAAGAGGAAGATAAGATTTATCTCGTGCTAGCGAATCCAGAGGAAGAAATCGTGGAAACAAAGGCCTTGACAGCTCTGACAGATGTCTATTTCTTAGCGGATGGCTCTAAAAAATTAGTCGGCTATAACCAAGAGGAATTGTTGGCGTTAGCAGCAGATGATGCCGGTAAGGTTTATTATCGCTCGCAAAATCGCTCTGCTATGCTATACATAAAATAG
- the hflX gene encoding GTPase HflX produces the protein MIETKEQEERVLLVGVELKDSDHFDMSMEELKSLAKTAGAHVVDTYRQKREKYDSKTFIGSGKLEEIKLMVDADEISTVIVNNRLTPRQNANLEEHLGVKVIDRMQLILDIFAMRARSHEGKLQVHLAQLKYLLPRLVGQGIMLSRQAGGIGSRGPGESQLELNRRSIRNQIADIERQLKVVEKNRATVREKRLESSLFKIGLIGYTNAGKSTVMNALTSKSQYEADELFATLDATTKMIHLTGRMEVTLTDTVGFIQDLPTELVSSFKSTLEESKNVDLLIHVIDASDPHHEEHEETVFSIMKDLDMLDIPRLTLYNKEDKAEHFTPTQTPYHLISAKADNSRVVLQDLIVGKIKELFHPFRIQVGFEKSYKVHELEKIALIEKREYKDDKEEICGYIAEKNKWKLEEFYD, from the coding sequence ATGATAGAAACAAAAGAACAAGAAGAACGTGTGCTATTAGTAGGCGTAGAGCTAAAAGATAGTGATCATTTTGATATGTCCATGGAGGAGTTAAAAAGCCTAGCCAAGACAGCAGGGGCACATGTTGTGGACACTTATAGGCAAAAGCGAGAAAAGTACGATAGCAAGACCTTCATCGGATCTGGCAAGTTAGAAGAAATCAAGCTGATGGTGGACGCCGATGAGATTTCTACGGTGATTGTCAATAACCGTCTGACACCAAGGCAAAATGCGAATTTAGAAGAGCATTTGGGTGTCAAAGTGATTGACCGTATGCAGTTGATTTTGGATATTTTTGCCATGCGGGCAAGGAGCCACGAGGGCAAATTACAGGTACATTTGGCACAGTTGAAATACCTATTACCAAGACTTGTCGGGCAAGGAATCATGCTTAGCCGTCAGGCAGGAGGGATTGGTTCACGTGGTCCTGGTGAAAGTCAGCTAGAGTTAAATCGACGGAGCATTCGCAATCAAATTGCCGATATTGAGCGTCAACTAAAGGTTGTGGAGAAAAATCGCGCCACTGTGCGTGAAAAGAGACTAGAATCAAGCCTGTTTAAGATTGGATTGATTGGCTACACCAATGCTGGAAAGTCAACGGTGATGAATGCTCTTACCTCAAAAAGCCAGTACGAGGCGGATGAGCTTTTTGCGACTTTAGATGCAACGACCAAGATGATTCATCTGACAGGGAGAATGGAAGTGACCCTGACTGACACAGTTGGATTTATCCAAGATTTGCCGACGGAGTTGGTCAGCAGCTTTAAGTCAACGCTTGAAGAGAGTAAGAACGTGGATTTGCTGATTCATGTGATTGATGCCAGCGACCCTCATCATGAAGAGCATGAGGAGACGGTTTTTTCCATTATGAAGGACTTGGATATGCTCGATATTCCACGTTTGACTCTCTATAATAAAGAAGATAAGGCAGAACATTTCACCCCTACCCAGACTCCTTATCACTTGATTTCTGCCAAGGCGGACAATAGCAGAGTTGTGTTGCAGGATTTGATTGTAGGAAAGATAAAAGAGCTTTTTCATCCATTTCGGATTCAAGTGGGATTTGAAAAATCCTATAAAGTCCATGAGCTAGAGAAGATTGCCTTGATTGAAAAACGTGAATATAAGGACGATAAAGAAGAAATTTGCGGCTATATCGCTGAAAAAAATAAATGGAAATTAGAGGAGTTTTATGACTGA
- a CDS encoding DinB family protein produces MQTKELMIDILERAKERFLETLSMMTVEEANTMPNPLLKSVTWLIWHTARTVDFQMADLAGVEPLYRSKNWEERFALDLPSDTKDWIHTAEEAQKVQVSDKDLLIGYLQEAIDFGKSYLLDLEESALDDIVDESWEPAVTRGVRLVSTVDDAVMHSGQAVYTRRLVLGR; encoded by the coding sequence ATGCAGACAAAAGAGTTGATGATTGACATATTGGAGCGTGCGAAAGAGCGCTTTTTGGAAACCTTAAGCATGATGACAGTAGAAGAGGCAAATACTATGCCTAATCCTTTACTGAAATCTGTCACTTGGCTCATCTGGCATACGGCAAGAACAGTGGATTTCCAGATGGCTGATTTGGCAGGTGTAGAGCCCTTGTATCGCAGCAAGAACTGGGAAGAACGGTTTGCTTTGGATCTTCCAAGCGATACCAAGGACTGGATTCATACAGCAGAAGAAGCGCAAAAGGTGCAGGTATCAGACAAAGACTTGCTCATCGGCTATTTGCAGGAGGCGATAGACTTTGGAAAGAGCTATTTGCTCGATTTGGAAGAGTCTGCCTTGGATGATATTGTGGATGAGTCTTGGGAACCTGCGGTGACGCGGGGTGTGCGCTTGGTATCAACGGTCGATGATGCAGTCATGCACTCAGGTCAAGCTGTTTACACCAGACGTTTGGTGCTTGGACGATAG
- a CDS encoding PHP domain-containing protein, with protein sequence MRDNHVHTYFSYDCEADFEDYVTAYADEIVTTEHFDLSNPYMGGPRDDVPDYEAYVAKLEKLNARYGNRIKRGIEIGYYAPRLADTLAFLEGKDYDMKLLSVHHNGKFDYLEEAVFDLDRKQHICDYIRSMQEAVQAIPAHVLAHFDYGFRKLQVSVEELQAVEPELRKLFHLMMEKNLAFELNTKSMYLYGNEALYRYVLSLLSEMGCRRYSIGSDGHTLAHFRLGFDKVEQLLAEFAIKKEWLL encoded by the coding sequence ATGCGAGATAATCATGTTCATACTTATTTTTCCTATGATTGTGAGGCGGATTTTGAGGATTATGTGACCGCTTATGCGGATGAGATTGTGACCACTGAGCATTTTGACTTGAGCAATCCCTATATGGGTGGTCCTCGTGATGATGTACCTGATTATGAGGCTTATGTGGCAAAGCTTGAAAAATTAAATGCCCGCTATGGCAATCGTATCAAGCGAGGGATTGAGATTGGATACTATGCTCCGCGCTTAGCAGATACGCTGGCTTTTTTAGAGGGAAAAGACTATGATATGAAGCTTTTATCTGTCCATCATAATGGAAAGTTTGATTATTTGGAAGAAGCTGTGTTTGACCTAGATAGGAAGCAACATATTTGCGATTACATCCGTAGCATGCAAGAAGCGGTGCAAGCTATTCCAGCGCATGTCCTTGCCCACTTTGACTACGGCTTTCGGAAGTTACAGGTCAGTGTGGAGGAGTTACAAGCAGTGGAGCCAGAACTTCGCAAACTCTTTCATCTCATGATGGAGAAAAATCTAGCTTTTGAACTCAATACCAAGTCCATGTATCTCTATGGTAATGAAGCCCTGTATCGCTATGTCTTGTCTCTTTTGTCCGAGATGGGGTGCAGGCGCTATTCGATTGGTTCAGATGGGCATACTTTGGCGCATTTTCGCTTGGGATTTGATAAGGTAGAGCAGCTTTTAGCAGAATTTGCGATTAAAAAGGAGTGGTTGCTATGA
- a CDS encoding IS982 family transposase, with the protein MSHLQYTAKSHHLQWNLKQLSKICHQLYRDYCPKSFKHRHNVSLSKVSDQSLLVLLLLQAELGIKSQRHFYRLCYLFPCGHLLERSRFNRRARQLIWLVQVIRQAMNTQISPGSIVIIDSFPLPLCQPIRNYRTRIFNDLADIGYNASKHLWFYGFKVHMLVTLSGYILNYVVTPASVHDIRAVDDLLENCRQPYILADLGYLSKELKDHLTQKGYHLWTPLRQNMAGAKQHNHWKLMAMRRTIETRFSELCGLFDIEHTLTRGVAGLQLRLEQIILAYNLRYFEIN; encoded by the coding sequence ATGAGCCACTTACAGTATACCGCTAAATCTCATCACTTACAATGGAATTTGAAGCAATTATCAAAAATTTGCCATCAACTGTATAGGGATTATTGTCCTAAATCTTTCAAACATCGTCATAATGTCAGTCTATCTAAGGTTTCAGATCAATCTCTATTAGTCTTACTTCTCTTGCAAGCTGAACTAGGGATTAAGTCACAACGTCATTTCTACCGTCTCTGTTACTTATTTCCTTGTGGTCATCTTCTTGAACGAAGCCGTTTTAATAGACGAGCAAGACAGTTGATTTGGTTAGTTCAAGTCATTAGACAAGCAATGAATACTCAAATCTCACCTGGTTCCATTGTTATTATAGATAGCTTTCCCTTGCCACTTTGCCAACCTATCCGTAACTATAGAACACGTATTTTTAACGACTTAGCAGATATTGGCTACAATGCTTCCAAACATCTGTGGTTCTATGGATTCAAAGTACACATGCTGGTAACTTTATCAGGCTATATTCTGAATTATGTTGTGACACCTGCATCAGTCCATGATATTAGGGCAGTTGATGACTTACTAGAAAATTGCCGACAACCTTATATTTTGGCAGATTTAGGCTATCTTAGTAAGGAACTTAAAGATCATTTGACCCAAAAAGGCTATCATCTATGGACTCCCTTACGCCAAAATATGGCAGGAGCTAAACAACATAATCATTGGAAATTGATGGCTATGAGACGAACCATTGAGACTCGCTTCTCAGAGCTTTGCGGTCTTTTTGATATAGAACACACACTGACTAGAGGTGTAGCAGGTCTGCAGTTAAGGCTGGAGCAAATTATACTGGCTTACAATCTGAGATACTTCGAGATTAACTAG
- a CDS encoding IS110 family transposase: protein MKDYTTFYIGMDVHKTSFSLACYHLETDSLSHYQKTAAEAKEVISYLNSLADCYGENTKFVCGYEAGCLGFTLKRQLEAKGITCIVMAPTTILQPSTKKRVKTDKKDAEHLAKCLAFKSYQPVHVPTEEDEQVKEFIRMRDDHNLALKKIKQQILAFCLRHDYRFTLGKSHWTQKHIAWLKGLELKGLYKEILSEYLITFDYLVNKLERLDKRIEEIAQSENYQDKVKKLSCFIGVRTRTALALVSEIGDFKRFKTAPQFASYLGLVPGEDSSGDKQTYLGITKAGNSHVRRLLVESVQSLSRGTVGYKSKALKTRQAGNLPEIIAYADKGNERLRRRYKHMVLSREKKSPVSKIALARELACFIWGMMTENIA from the coding sequence ATGAAAGATTATACCACTTTTTACATCGGAATGGACGTTCACAAGACCAGTTTTTCTCTAGCGTGCTATCATTTAGAGACAGACAGTCTCTCCCACTATCAAAAAACAGCGGCTGAGGCTAAGGAGGTTATAAGCTATCTCAACTCCCTAGCAGACTGTTACGGTGAGAATACAAAGTTTGTCTGCGGATATGAAGCGGGGTGTCTAGGATTCACCTTGAAGCGACAGTTAGAAGCAAAGGGAATCACTTGCATTGTAATGGCACCCACTACAATTCTACAACCCTCCACTAAAAAACGAGTCAAAACAGATAAAAAGGATGCCGAACATCTAGCTAAATGTCTCGCTTTCAAAAGCTATCAACCTGTTCATGTGCCAACTGAGGAAGATGAGCAAGTCAAAGAATTCATTCGGATGCGAGATGATCACAACTTGGCTCTTAAGAAAATTAAACAACAGATTCTTGCTTTCTGCCTACGACACGACTATCGCTTTACTCTAGGTAAAAGTCATTGGACTCAGAAACATATTGCATGGTTGAAAGGACTAGAGTTAAAAGGACTTTATAAAGAGATTCTGTCTGAATATCTCATCACGTTTGACTATCTAGTGAATAAATTAGAACGGTTGGACAAACGAATAGAGGAGATAGCACAAAGTGAGAACTATCAAGATAAGGTCAAAAAACTCTCTTGTTTTATTGGGGTTAGAACTCGTACAGCTTTAGCCTTAGTTTCCGAAATTGGAGATTTTAAGCGTTTCAAAACAGCACCTCAGTTTGCCTCGTATCTTGGTTTAGTCCCTGGCGAGGATTCTAGTGGAGATAAACAAACCTATCTTGGAATTACAAAAGCTGGAAATAGCCATGTCAGACGGTTACTGGTGGAATCTGTCCAGAGTCTATCCCGAGGAACTGTTGGGTATAAATCCAAGGCTCTAAAGACTCGACAAGCAGGGAATCTACCAGAGATAATCGCTTATGCGGATAAGGGGAACGAACGTCTCCGACGTCGCTATAAGCACATGGTTTTAAGCAGGGAGAAAAAGAGTCCTGTCTCCAAGATTGCTCTTGCCCGAGAACTTGCCTGCTTTATATGGGGGATGATGACTGAGAATATAGCTTAG
- a CDS encoding replication-associated recombination protein A → MEQTSLFEEEWSQNAPLASRVRPRTLNDFVGQGHLVGEGKFLREMIDKDQISSMIFWGPPGVGKTTLAEIIAKTTQSRFVTFSAVMNGIKEIRAIMNEAEEHRQLGERTIVFIDEIHRFNKAQQDAFLPYVEKGSIILIGATTENPSFEVNSALLSRTRVFVLKQLSSDELLTLLKGIVHSSLAFPDWEVEIEDSILKQIAIYSNGDARTALNTLEMLVINSEVKGKKVVVTEDLVAALLDKKTAYYDKDGEEHYNIISALHKSMRNSDVDSAIYWLGRMIDGGEDPVYIARRLIRFASEDIGLADNGALNLAINVFQACRYIGLPECDVHLTQCVIYLSLAPKSNATYKARTAVQKDIKKTIDESVPLHLRNATTKLMKEVGYGKGYQLAHFYEEKLTTMPTRPESIADHVYYQPTEEGNEARIKQRLNYIKEWKEKNDTDFR, encoded by the coding sequence ATGGAGCAGACGAGTTTATTTGAGGAGGAGTGGAGCCAGAATGCCCCGCTAGCCAGTCGCGTCCGCCCGAGGACCTTGAATGATTTTGTTGGTCAGGGCCACTTGGTTGGTGAGGGCAAGTTTCTGCGGGAGATGATTGACAAGGACCAGATTTCCTCCATGATTTTCTGGGGACCGCCAGGGGTTGGCAAGACCACCTTGGCAGAAATTATCGCCAAAACCACCCAGTCTCGCTTTGTTACTTTTAGTGCCGTCATGAATGGGATTAAGGAAATTCGTGCCATTATGAATGAAGCGGAGGAGCACCGTCAGCTAGGTGAGCGGACCATTGTCTTTATCGATGAGATTCACCGCTTTAACAAGGCCCAACAAGATGCTTTTTTGCCCTATGTGGAAAAAGGGAGTATTATCTTGATCGGGGCAACGACTGAAAATCCTTCTTTTGAAGTTAATTCAGCCCTGCTATCTCGGACGCGGGTCTTTGTCTTGAAGCAGTTGAGTTCAGACGAATTGCTGACGCTGCTCAAAGGCATTGTCCATTCTTCCCTAGCCTTTCCTGACTGGGAAGTTGAGATTGAAGATAGCATTCTGAAGCAGATTGCCATTTATTCTAATGGAGATGCAAGAACGGCCCTCAATACCCTAGAGATGTTGGTCATTAACAGCGAAGTCAAGGGAAAGAAAGTCGTGGTAACGGAGGATTTGGTGGCGGCTCTCTTGGATAAAAAGACCGCCTATTATGACAAGGACGGTGAAGAGCATTACAATATCATCTCAGCTCTCCACAAATCCATGCGCAACAGCGATGTCGATTCGGCCATTTACTGGCTCGGGCGCATGATTGATGGCGGTGAAGATCCTGTCTATATCGCTCGGCGCCTGATTCGCTTTGCTAGTGAAGATATTGGCTTAGCAGACAACGGTGCGCTGAACTTGGCGATTAATGTCTTTCAGGCCTGTCGCTATATCGGTCTGCCAGAGTGCGATGTCCATTTGACCCAGTGCGTCATTTATTTGTCGCTCGCACCCAAGTCGAATGCGACTTACAAGGCTCGAACAGCTGTACAAAAAGATATTAAAAAGACCATTGACGAGTCAGTGCCCCTTCATTTGCGCAATGCGACGACCAAGCTGATGAAGGAAGTCGGCTACGGCAAGGGCTACCAGTTGGCTCATTTTTACGAAGAAAAATTGACCACCATGCCGACCAGACCAGAAAGTATCGCAGACCATGTCTATTACCAACCGACAGAAGAAGGCAATGAAGCTAGAATCAAACAGCGACTCAATTACATCAAAGAGTGGAAGGAAAAGAATGATACGGATTTTCGATGA
- a CDS encoding chromate transporter, whose protein sequence is MLWKLFKTTFMISAFTFGGGYVIVPLMKTSFVDKLGWIEEEEMLDLIALAQTSPGAIAVNSSIAIGYRMAGVIGALVAMFATVLPPMVILMGMYVLYDAVKSNPLVASLLKGMQVGVCAIILDVVVDLVVGLGKQKGLTHWVTFLGALLLTVMFKVNLLLVIFSMTLLGLILGFIERKWRRENAH, encoded by the coding sequence ATGCTTTGGAAATTATTTAAAACAACCTTTATGATTAGTGCTTTTACCTTTGGAGGAGGCTATGTCATTGTGCCTTTGATGAAAACATCATTTGTTGATAAATTGGGCTGGATTGAAGAAGAGGAGATGCTGGACTTGATTGCACTAGCGCAGACGTCACCAGGCGCTATTGCGGTCAATAGCTCGATTGCCATCGGTTATCGTATGGCGGGCGTAATCGGCGCTTTGGTTGCTATGTTTGCTACGGTCTTACCTCCGATGGTGATTCTCATGGGCATGTATGTCCTTTATGATGCCGTAAAGAGCAATCCCTTGGTAGCTAGTCTTTTAAAGGGCATGCAGGTCGGTGTTTGCGCCATTATCCTTGATGTCGTTGTTGATTTGGTGGTAGGCTTGGGCAAGCAAAAAGGCTTGACACATTGGGTGACCTTTTTAGGAGCGCTACTTCTAACAGTGATGTTCAAGGTCAATTTGCTCCTTGTGATTTTCAGCATGACCTTGCTAGGACTCATCTTAGGCTTTATTGAGAGAAAATGGAGGAGAGAGAATGCTCATTGA
- a CDS encoding chromate transporter, with amino-acid sequence MLIELFLTFVKIGLLSIGGGYASLPYIQSLIVEEKGWLDSTTYGDLLTISQMTPGPLAINSASFVGMKVAGPVGAIVATMGNVLPSLIIVLLFSMIYYRYKNLNGVQLVMKAIRPVVVALIASVAFSLVAMLGGDEKAIYQFILLILAFALVRSKKVNTIWVIFGTGLVNLVLSLFI; translated from the coding sequence ATGCTCATTGAATTATTCTTGACCTTTGTAAAAATCGGACTTCTCAGCATTGGCGGTGGTTATGCCTCCCTCCCTTATATTCAAAGCTTGATTGTGGAGGAAAAAGGCTGGCTGGATTCTACGACTTATGGAGATTTACTGACCATTTCGCAGATGACACCAGGACCTCTAGCCATCAATTCAGCTAGCTTTGTCGGTATGAAAGTGGCAGGACCAGTCGGTGCGATTGTCGCAACTATGGGTAATGTCTTACCGTCTCTGATAATCGTGCTGTTATTTTCGATGATTTACTACCGCTATAAAAATTTAAACGGTGTTCAGTTGGTTATGAAAGCTATTCGCCCTGTCGTTGTTGCCCTCATTGCCTCCGTTGCTTTTAGCTTGGTAGCCATGTTAGGCGGAGATGAGAAAGCGATTTACCAGTTTATTCTATTGATTCTCGCTTTTGCTCTTGTTCGAAGCAAGAAAGTAAACACGATTTGGGTGATTTTCGGAACAGGATTGGTCAATCTTGTGCTAAGTTTATTTATATAA
- a CDS encoding DUF3042 family protein has protein sequence MAKNFAKGLLTGVAGTVAAVAGAVYAIKKKVIEPEEQKAAFIEENRKKAARRRVSH, from the coding sequence ATGGCTAAAAATTTTGCAAAAGGTTTGTTAACAGGTGTTGCAGGAACTGTTGCGGCTGTCGCAGGTGCAGTTTACGCGATTAAAAAGAAAGTGATTGAGCCAGAAGAGCAAAAAGCTGCCTTCATCGAAGAAAATCGTAAAAAAGCAGCACGCCGCCGCGTCTCACACTAA
- a CDS encoding MarR family transcriptional regulator: MKSKKGGYLTLKIRLLNGRLFNRYLSTDERALYNAEQGKILSALWDKSPQSATDLSKVTGLANSSLSLMLKRLEEQGLLTSTASSKDRRKRIFDLTPLGASQQTVGEEISQRLSDVFYQGFSEQEIAEVEGYLERILENLEQEARQVLKR, encoded by the coding sequence ATGAAATCAAAAAAAGGAGGGTATTTGACCCTCAAAATTCGTCTTTTAAATGGCAGGCTGTTTAACAGGTATTTGTCAACGGACGAGCGGGCGCTCTACAATGCTGAGCAGGGCAAAATCTTGTCGGCTTTGTGGGATAAAAGTCCTCAGTCCGCAACGGATTTGTCCAAAGTGACGGGCCTAGCAAATAGCAGTTTATCTCTCATGCTAAAGCGCTTGGAAGAGCAGGGCTTGTTGACGAGTACAGCTTCAAGCAAGGACAGACGTAAGCGGATTTTTGATTTGACCCCGCTTGGTGCCAGTCAGCAGACTGTCGGAGAAGAAATCAGTCAGCGACTGAGCGATGTCTTTTACCAAGGCTTTTCAGAGCAGGAGATTGCAGAAGTGGAAGGCTATTTGGAACGGATTTTGGAGAATTTGGAGCAGGAAGCACGGCAAGTATTGAAACGCTAA
- the miaA gene encoding tRNA (adenosine(37)-N6)-dimethylallyltransferase MiaA: MKTKIIVIVGPTAVGKTALSLELAERFAGEIISGDSQQVYRGLDIGTAKVSKEEMARVPHHLIDVRAVDEGYSAYEFVAEARLAIEEIRERGKLPIIAGGTGLYLQSLLEGYHLGGKVSHEEILAYRKELEILSDEALFEAVSKKGLVIPQINRRRAIRQLEIAHFGKELENREPDYDVLIIGLNDERERLYERINQRVDEMMEQGLLEEAKWLYEHYPDVQATKGIGYKELFPYFQGELSLDRAVDMLKQNTRRFAKRQLTWFRNRMQVAFYQISEPTYKEDIIQVVEQFLEKDS; this comes from the coding sequence ATGAAAACCAAAATAATTGTAATTGTAGGACCAACAGCGGTTGGAAAAACGGCTCTGAGTTTGGAGTTGGCAGAGCGCTTTGCAGGCGAAATTATCAGTGGCGATAGCCAGCAGGTCTATCGTGGGCTAGATATTGGGACAGCCAAGGTCTCTAAGGAAGAAATGGCGCGTGTGCCTCACCATTTGATTGATGTGCGTGCAGTTGATGAGGGCTATTCAGCCTATGAGTTTGTGGCAGAGGCACGCCTTGCTATTGAAGAGATTAGAGAGCGCGGGAAACTCCCCATCATTGCGGGTGGGACAGGGCTCTATCTGCAAAGTCTGCTAGAAGGCTATCATCTAGGTGGAAAGGTATCTCATGAAGAGATTCTAGCCTATCGCAAGGAATTAGAAATATTATCCGATGAAGCTTTGTTTGAAGCAGTCTCAAAAAAAGGTCTTGTTATTCCTCAGATCAATCGCAGACGCGCGATTCGGCAACTTGAAATTGCTCATTTTGGGAAAGAGCTGGAAAATCGAGAGCCAGATTATGATGTGTTGATCATTGGCTTAAATGATGAGCGAGAGCGTCTATATGAGCGGATTAACCAGCGAGTAGATGAGATGATGGAGCAGGGGCTTTTAGAAGAGGCCAAATGGCTCTATGAACATTATCCTGATGTGCAGGCAACAAAAGGTATTGGCTATAAGGAGCTATTTCCCTATTTTCAAGGAGAATTATCGCTTGATAGAGCCGTGGATATGCTCAAGCAAAATACGCGACGTTTCGCAAAGCGCCAGTTGACTTGGTTTCGCAACCGCATGCAGGTAGCTTTTTACCAAATTTCAGAGCCTACCTACAAAGAGGATATTATCCAAGTAGTGGAGCAATTTTTAGAGAAAGATTCATGA